The DNA window GGAGCCCTGCTCCCCCCTCACGACCCACCCCTGTGCCGCCTGGCCTCAAGCCTGCTCTGGGCTGGGGCCGGAGGCCTTGGGCCTCGTGTCCTGGGGCCTCCAGCCTCCCCCGGACTGAGGGGTGGAGGGGCCCCTGGCGAGCCTGGGCCCATGTCCCCACAGACGGAGCGCCTGACGGCGGAGCAGATCAAGGAGTACGAGGGGGTCTTTGAGATGTTTGACGAGGAGGGCAACGGGGCGGTGAAGACGGACGAGCTGGAGCGGCTCGTGAGTCTGCTGGGCATCAACCCCACCAAGAGCGAGCTGGCCTCCATGGCCAAGGACGTGGACAGAGAGAGTGAGGCCGGCCAGGGGCagccggggggcgggggcagctgGGTGTGAGTGGGGAGGGGCTCGCCGCCCTCACTCGGGCACCCGCCGCTTGCTCCCTGCAGAGAAAGGGTTCTTCAACTGCGAGGGCTTCCTGGCGCTGAGGGGCGTGTACTGGGAGAAGGCCCAGAACCAGGAGAGTGAGCTCAGGGCGGCCTCCCGCATCTTCGACAAGGAGGGCAAGGGCTACATCGACTGGGGCGCGCTCAAGTAGGGCCCGGGCCGGGCGCGGGGGAGGCGAGCCCCCACTGGCTGCCGCTCAGTGCCGACTCCGCAGGTACGTGCTCGCGCGTGCGGGCGAGCCCCTCAGCGAGGTGGAGGCCGCGCAGATGATGAAGGAAGCCGACAAGGACGGGGGCGGGACCATCGACTACGAGGGTGAGTGGGGGATGGGCCTGGGAGCCCGGCGGCCGGGTCGGGCCAGGCTGCTGACTTGTCCCTCTGCTCTCAGAGTTCGTGGCCATGATGACTGGGGAGTCCTTCAAGCTGGTCCGGTAGGAGCAGCCACTGCGGCCGTGGGAAGCCCGCTGCCTGCTGCCATCACCCTGCTGCCCACCCTGCCATCCGCCCCATGCCAGCTCCGTGGCCAATAAACGCTCCAGCCAGACTCGTGTGTGCCTCACTGTCACAAGGCTGGAAAAAGGGGATGCAAAGCTGTGGGtctggagaagggagagggttCTCCTGAGCTGCCCATCACACTTGGGCCATCACTTCTGTGGGACACCTGACACTGCCTACAGCCCAGCTCTGGGTTCCAGACACCAGCCGGAAGGCCAGGCTGGGCATAGGTTGAGGACCACCTACTCACactgcctgcctgccctgggaGGCGGCTGCCCGAGGGCCCCTCCCGGAGCTCTTTCCTCCATACGGAGATCACTTAGATAGAAACTTTATTCTCTCTCCAAAAAGCTGTAGACATCACAGCAGGCCCTGAGCCCTGAGGCTTAGGTCCGTGGGGCCTCATCTGGGCTGAGGGCCTGCTGGGCCTGGGCCAGGGGCCAGGGCTGAAcatagcagtgtgtgtgtgtgtgtgtgtgtgtgtgtgtgtgtgtgtgtggccaacACAGGGCCGGCTGGCTCAGATGCCCAGCGTTACATAGCAACGAGGCCAGGGCTGCAGCAATGTGCCGGATGGCTGGCcttcctggggcggggggggaaggATGGTGAGGGTGGGCTGGGGTGCCCTTGCACAGTCCCCTGTGAGCACAGAGTGGCTGATGGCATCGGGAGGCTCGGGAGAGCTTTCCTGCCCCTTCCGGGGGCACCAGGGCTACAGCCAGGGGTGTTGGGCATTGCGGCCCCACTCCTGGGGCCCTGGagggggctctaggcatgaggccTCAGGGAGGGGGCTGGTCTCCTGGGAGGGGGGTGGCTCTTCCTGTCTGGTTTTAGCCATCTTGACGGCCTCTTCGTAGGAGGGCGGCAGCTCAGGGGCATACAGGCTGTAGGCGGGAGGGGTCATAGAGTCGCGGTCCAGCTCCCCAAAGGGCAGGGGCAGCTGCATGCCCAGCGGGTACTGCACGGAGCTGTAGGCTGCAGGGAACCAGAATGGGtttgtgggggtgggtgggtctGGCCCTCACCAGTCCCCTGCCGCCCCTTCAGGCAGGTGGGCCGCCGGGTGAGGTCTGCCGGCACTCACATGACACAGTGCTGTGCATGGGGCTGTCACTGTCCGCGGGGATGGCTGACGGGTCGCAAGGCTCAGGTGCTGATGGCAGGTGTGGCTGGGCGTGCGCCCGCTTCCGGAGACAGCAGAACCGGACACAGCTGGCCGTGACCCCACACAGCAGCAGCAGGACGACAGTGAGCAGGATAAGCCTGGGCGGGGAGGAGCCAGACCCGCCGCTGGACTGACCCCTGGCCACTGGGCGTCCGCTCCCTGGGGGCAGTCACAGCTCAGCTGCCCAAGACAAGGCAATGGATAGGATAAAAGACAACCAGGGACTCTCTCTCCAGGCCGGAGACCTCCTCCTGGCCAGGGCTGGGCCTGAGGAGCTGGCCCGGCCTGGCCTCCTGCTGCTGGCCTGCGCTGGCTGTCTCTCCAGGGCTGGCCACAAGTGGCCTTGGGCTTACTCCCAGGACACACTGTCCCAGACCGACTGCACAGTCCTGTGCCCAGACCAATGACCATGTTCACAGGGGC is part of the Balaenoptera musculus isolate JJ_BM4_2016_0621 chromosome 1, mBalMus1.pri.v3, whole genome shotgun sequence genome and encodes:
- the CALML6 gene encoding calmodulin-like protein 6 isoform X2 → MEGRQQEPSPSSDDSPWGLPLHSGGRGSLGRREQPLSCPGPRCPSLPWPRGALAGTQGQRGSSGVRGCSGQEGPRGEGPTCPKIGLTGSPGHKRLLESGPQGPRAAGPAKTQPPPLPLVLCPQQLQRHRAVSPQLATDMTERLTAEQIKEYEGVFEMFDEEGNGAVKTDELERLVSLLGINPTKSELASMAKDVDREKKGFFNCEGFLALRGVYWEKAQNQESELRAASRIFDKEGKGYIDWGALKYVLARAGEPLSEVEAAQMMKEADKDGGGTIDYEGEWGMGLGARRPGRARLLTCPSALRVRGHDDWGVLQAGPVGAATAAVGSPLPAAITLLPTLPSAPCQLRGQ
- the CALML6 gene encoding calmodulin-like protein 6 isoform X3 gives rise to the protein MRLGGERGVGGPRPGPASHWRRPCSGGQAGAALSESGRDGGRRGGPALDYPSGIPEQARAFTLAPRSGSSPRWPMVSLPWPHWLSSAAHSALSHGWPAPASSAVPFEWPRGALLPPHDPPLCRLASSLLWAGAGGLGPRVLGPPASPGLRGGGAPGEPGPMSPQTERLTAEQIKEYEGVFEMFDEEGNGAVKTDELERLVSLLGINPTKSELASMAKDVDREKKGFFNCEGFLALRGVYWEKAQNQESELRAASRIFDKEGKGYIDWGALKYVLARAGEPLSEVEAAQMMKEADKDGGGTIDYEEFVAMMTGESFKLVR
- the CALML6 gene encoding calmodulin-like protein 6 isoform X4, giving the protein MASPAPWSCLLRLLLPLARGQLSSPGTVDPQPLLCRVARGGSHCICLLNLSLEGVCKVLAPCWALGPWGCEGDTWPWRAVNKSPHQAQLQRHRAVSPQLATDMTERLTAEQIKEYEGVFEMFDEEGNGAVKTDELERLVSLLGINPTKSELASMAKDVDREKKGFFNCEGFLALRGVYWEKAQNQESELRAASRIFDKEGKGYIDWGALKYVLARAGEPLSEVEAAQMMKEADKDGGGTIDYEGEWGMGLGARRPGRARLLTCPSALRVRGHDDWGVLQAGPVGAATAAVGSPLPAAITLLPTLPSAPCQLRGQ
- the CALML6 gene encoding calmodulin-like protein 6 isoform X1, translated to MRLGGERGVGGPRPGPASHWRRPCSGGQAGAALSESGRDGGRRGGPALDYPSGIPEQARAFTLAPRSGSSPRWPMVSLPWPHWLSSAAHSALSHGWPAPASSAVPFEWPRGALLPPHDPPLCRLASSLLWAGAGGLGPRVLGPPASPGLRGGGAPGEPGPMSPQTERLTAEQIKEYEGVFEMFDEEGNGAVKTDELERLVSLLGINPTKSELASMAKDVDREKKGFFNCEGFLALRGVYWEKAQNQESELRAASRIFDKEGKGYIDWGALKYVLARAGEPLSEVEAAQMMKEADKDGGGTIDYEGEWGMGLGARRPGRARLLTCPSALRVRGHDDWGVLQAGPVGAATAAVGSPLPAAITLLPTLPSAPCQLRGQ
- the TMEM52 gene encoding transmembrane protein 52; protein product: MVQPGSAGQLQDRGRTEIMEQPERRMAERKAEGSERPQRERGLGRGLHKASRLVGSRFPSALSMFAGALGDRGLLLLPPLLPLPQVALGFAEGSCDPSDQCPPQARWSSLWHVGLILLTVVLLLLCGVTASCVRFCCLRKRAHAQPHLPSAPEPCDPSAIPADSDSPMHSTVSSYSSVQYPLGMQLPLPFGELDRDSMTPPAYSLYAPELPPSYEEAVKMAKTRQEEPPPSQETSPLPEASCLEPPPGPQEWGRNAQHPWL